A window of the Candidatus Methylomirabilota bacterium genome harbors these coding sequences:
- a CDS encoding cytochrome c oxidase assembly protein, with protein MWPIGPAAAHGPDLVTAETFWRSWSVDPLVVAPLLLLLWGYGVGVRRLWGRAGGGQGVTYRDTASFALGVAALFVALVSPIDALGQTLLSAHMAQHGLLVVVAPPLLLLGKPGVAFAWMLPARWRGGLSSRSWRSLARLADALSRPLPAAILHGVALWGWHAPLAFDAAVAHDGVHALEHGCFLGTALLFWRAIVAAWSSRRVGAALGTTFATLMHGGLLGALITLAPQPLYAWYRGRTEVWGLSALEDQQLAGLLMWVPMGIIYLAVCLALASRLVGDAPAGGSGRYRTSGRSSGLTGRAR; from the coding sequence ATGTGGCCGATCGGCCCGGCCGCCGCGCACGGGCCCGACCTCGTCACGGCGGAAACGTTCTGGCGCTCGTGGAGCGTCGATCCGCTCGTGGTGGCGCCCCTGCTGCTCCTGTTGTGGGGGTACGGCGTCGGCGTGCGACGCCTCTGGGGGCGGGCCGGCGGAGGGCAGGGTGTGACGTATCGGGATACCGCCTCGTTCGCTCTCGGCGTCGCCGCCCTGTTCGTCGCGCTCGTCTCGCCGATCGACGCGCTCGGTCAGACGCTGCTCTCCGCCCACATGGCCCAGCACGGTCTGCTCGTCGTGGTGGCCCCGCCGCTCCTGCTCCTCGGCAAGCCCGGCGTGGCGTTCGCGTGGATGTTGCCCGCGCGGTGGAGGGGAGGGCTCTCGTCGCGCTCGTGGCGGTCGTTGGCCCGACTGGCCGACGCGCTGTCCCGGCCGCTGCCGGCGGCCATCCTGCACGGGGTGGCGCTGTGGGGGTGGCACGCGCCGCTGGCGTTCGACGCGGCCGTCGCGCATGACGGCGTGCATGCCCTCGAGCACGGCTGTTTCCTCGGCACTGCGCTGCTCTTCTGGCGGGCGATCGTCGCGGCCTGGTCGAGCCGTCGGGTCGGCGCGGCGCTCGGCACCACGTTCGCCACGCTGATGCACGGCGGCCTGCTCGGCGCGCTCATCACGCTCGCGCCGCAGCCGCTCTATGCCTGGTATCGCGGCCGGACCGAGGTCTGGGGCCTGAGCGCGCTCGAAGACCAGCAGCTCGCCGGGCTCCTCATGTGGGTGCCGATGGGCATCATCTATCTTGCGGTGTGCCTCGCGCTGGCGTCTCGCCTGGTCGGCGACGCCCCGGCCGGCGGGAGCGGTCGCTACCGCACGTCGGGGCGCTCGTCCGGCCTGACGGGTCGCGCCCGCTGA
- a CDS encoding phospholipase D-like domain-containing protein, whose product MRTLADQAFSRAAGAPLVGGNRIRLLKDAAENYPAWLDAIAGATRSVHFESYIIHDDEIGERFARALIARARAGVPVRVIYDWMGGFGKTSRRFWRALRAGGVEVRCYNPPHVASPFGWLSRDHRKMLTVDGTVGFVTGLCVGQAWVGDPAAGIAPWRDTGVEIRGPAVAHIERAFAQMWGLMGEALPDTERDPAAAGDAALRIVATVPSMAGLLRLDLLVAAVARERLWLTDAYYAGTTAYVQALRSAARDDVDVRLLVPNGTDIPLLRPLSRSGYRTLLEAGVRIFEWNGPMLHAKTAVADGRWARVGSTNLNIASWLGNYELDVVAEDRAFAKRMEAMYEDDLQNATEVVLDERNRLQPQRWPRDRASTAAGGSGGRAAAGLLRIGNTVGAAITNRRVLEPVEARIMIVAALVLLAVGVVVALFPTVLAYPIAAGAMWVGVALLYRSYRLKRAAGRARTIR is encoded by the coding sequence ATGCGCACGCTCGCTGATCAGGCGTTCTCGCGGGCGGCGGGGGCCCCGCTGGTCGGCGGGAACCGCATCCGCCTGCTGAAGGATGCGGCCGAGAACTATCCGGCGTGGCTCGACGCCATCGCGGGCGCGACACGGTCCGTCCACTTCGAGAGCTACATCATCCACGACGACGAGATCGGCGAGCGATTCGCGCGCGCCCTGATCGCGCGGGCCCGCGCGGGCGTGCCGGTGCGCGTGATCTACGACTGGATGGGCGGGTTCGGGAAGACGTCGCGCCGGTTCTGGCGCGCGCTGCGCGCGGGGGGCGTCGAGGTGCGCTGCTACAACCCGCCCCACGTGGCGAGCCCGTTCGGATGGCTGAGCCGCGATCATCGCAAGATGCTGACCGTCGACGGGACGGTCGGCTTCGTGACCGGCTTGTGCGTCGGCCAGGCCTGGGTGGGCGATCCGGCCGCCGGCATCGCTCCGTGGCGCGATACCGGCGTGGAGATCCGCGGGCCCGCGGTCGCTCACATCGAGCGCGCGTTTGCCCAGATGTGGGGCCTGATGGGCGAGGCGTTGCCCGACACCGAGCGCGATCCGGCGGCGGCGGGAGACGCGGCGCTGCGGATCGTCGCGACGGTTCCCAGCATGGCCGGGCTGCTGCGCCTGGATCTGCTGGTGGCGGCCGTCGCGCGCGAGCGCTTGTGGCTGACGGATGCCTACTACGCCGGCACGACCGCGTACGTGCAGGCGCTCCGCTCCGCGGCCCGCGACGACGTCGACGTCCGGCTGCTGGTGCCGAACGGGACGGATATTCCTCTGCTCCGGCCGCTCTCGAGATCGGGTTACCGGACGCTGCTCGAGGCCGGGGTACGGATCTTCGAGTGGAACGGTCCGATGCTGCACGCCAAGACGGCGGTGGCGGATGGACGCTGGGCGCGGGTCGGGTCGACCAATCTGAACATCGCGAGCTGGCTCGGCAACTACGAGCTGGATGTGGTCGCGGAGGATCGGGCGTTCGCCAAGCGGATGGAAGCGATGTACGAGGACGACCTGCAGAACGCCACCGAGGTGGTGCTGGACGAGAGGAATCGGCTTCAGCCCCAGCGTTGGCCTCGAGACCGCGCCTCCACCGCGGCCGGCGGAAGCGGCGGGCGAGCGGCGGCCGGTCTGCTCCGCATCGGAAACACGGTCGGCGCCGCGATCACCAACCGCCGTGTGCTCGAGCCGGTCGAGGCGCGGATCATGATCGTGGCGGCCCTGGTCCTGCTGGCGGTGGGCGTGGTGGTGGCGCTCTTTCCGACGGTGCTCGCCTATCCGATCGCGGCGGGCGCCATGTGGGTCGGCGTCGCGCTGCTCTATCGGAGCTACCGGCTGAAACGGGCGGCGGGCCGCGCCCGGACGATTCGCTGA